In Deinococcus ficus, a single genomic region encodes these proteins:
- a CDS encoding Rrf2 family transcriptional regulator, whose protein sequence is MNLDSRLSSVLHLLLHLMEAPAPIPSDKLAAALNSNPVVVRRTMTGLRDTGIVSSEKGHGGGWRLTSNPAQVTVLDVYRALGSPRLFALGNRCEEPTCLVEQAVNRALNDTLREAEALITAQLGTLTLADLAAEFQQRRAALQPGPQEATHVF, encoded by the coding sequence ATGAACCTCGACAGCCGTCTTTCCAGCGTGCTCCACCTGCTCCTCCACCTGATGGAAGCCCCCGCCCCCATTCCCTCGGACAAGCTCGCCGCCGCCCTCAATTCCAACCCCGTCGTCGTCCGCCGCACCATGACCGGCCTGCGCGACACCGGCATCGTCAGCTCCGAAAAAGGCCACGGCGGCGGCTGGCGACTCACCAGCAACCCGGCCCAGGTCACCGTGCTGGACGTGTACCGCGCCCTCGGCTCCCCCCGGCTCTTCGCACTCGGCAACCGCTGCGAGGAGCCCACCTGCCTCGTCGAGCAGGCCGTCAACCGCGCCCTGAACGACACCCTCCGGGAGGCCGAAGCCCTGATCACGGCCCAGCTCGGCACCCTCACCCTCGCCGACCTCGCGGCGGAATTCCAGCAGCGGCGGGCCGCTCTGCAACCCGGACCGCAGGAGGCCACTCATGTCTTTTGA
- a CDS encoding class I SAM-dependent methyltransferase — MPGRPDPFSDPAVATSYAAQTRAKVPGLDDLHRMVTLLLAEQAPAGARMLVVGAGGGLELSAMAGAQPGWHFTGVDPSPVMLTQARQATAAAGDRIDLIEGRVDLAPQGPYDGATCLLTLHFLDRAERLHTLREIRRRLRPGARLVVAHHAPPAAGAEQWLARSVRFGDPAAAAQAAAAGERMAQLLPLCSPAEEEDLLREAGFADVALFYAALSFRGWVAVRGGDPGHTEESPV; from the coding sequence ATGCCCGGCCGGCCCGACCCGTTCTCGGACCCGGCCGTGGCCACGTCGTACGCCGCGCAGACCCGGGCGAAGGTGCCGGGGCTGGACGACCTGCACCGCATGGTGACGCTGCTGCTGGCCGAGCAGGCCCCGGCAGGGGCCCGGATGCTGGTGGTCGGCGCGGGCGGCGGCCTGGAACTCAGCGCCATGGCCGGCGCGCAGCCAGGGTGGCATTTCACGGGCGTCGATCCCTCCCCGGTCATGCTGACTCAGGCGCGGCAGGCCACGGCCGCCGCGGGGGACCGCATCGACCTCATCGAGGGCCGCGTCGACCTGGCCCCCCAGGGGCCCTATGACGGCGCCACCTGCCTGCTGACGCTGCATTTCCTCGACCGGGCCGAGCGGCTCCACACCCTGCGGGAAATCCGCCGCCGGCTCCGGCCGGGCGCCCGCCTGGTGGTGGCCCACCACGCCCCGCCTGCTGCAGGCGCGGAGCAGTGGCTGGCCCGCTCCGTTCGTTTCGGCGATCCCGCAGCCGCCGCGCAGGCGGCTGCGGCGGGAGAGCGGATGGCTCAGCTTCTCCCCCTGTGTTCCCCCGCCGAGGAGGAAGACCTGCTGCGTGAAGCGGGGTTCGCGGACGTGGCCCTGTTTTACGCCGCCCTGTCCTTCCGGGGATGGGTGGCGGTACGTGGGGGAGACCCGGGCCACACGGAGGAAAGCCCGGTCTGA
- a CDS encoding IclR family transcriptional regulator, whose product MSENVQSVERALDLINTIVEAQRPLSIAELSQAMELAPSTIHRMMQTLSNKGYIHQDPCTKRYDIGPEIVQISRSLYLRYDLVRRVRPYLQDLVDLTGEAAHLAELYGTTAMYLSQLEPLSMVRMFTTPGSVAPLYCSDVGKLFLADLPPGRVDDIIRKTGLRPRTPNTIVDLQTLEAELERVRDQGYAEDNEEREIGVRCLSAPILNGADKVIATIGIAGPTARITKIRVPELSGYVKSVAERASRDLILQPQAEQEPREA is encoded by the coding sequence ATGAGTGAAAATGTCCAAAGTGTGGAACGGGCGCTCGACCTGATCAACACCATCGTCGAGGCGCAGCGTCCCCTGAGCATCGCCGAGCTGTCCCAGGCCATGGAGCTCGCGCCCAGCACCATTCACCGCATGATGCAGACCCTGTCCAACAAGGGCTACATCCATCAGGACCCCTGCACCAAGCGCTACGACATCGGCCCCGAGATCGTGCAGATCAGCCGCTCGCTGTACCTGCGTTACGACCTGGTGCGGCGCGTGCGCCCCTACCTGCAGGACCTCGTGGACCTCACGGGCGAAGCCGCTCACCTGGCCGAGCTGTACGGCACCACCGCGATGTACCTCAGTCAGCTCGAGCCGCTGAGCATGGTCCGGATGTTCACCACGCCCGGGTCCGTGGCGCCGCTGTACTGCAGCGACGTGGGCAAGCTCTTCCTAGCCGACCTGCCTCCGGGGCGCGTGGACGACATCATCCGCAAGACCGGGCTGCGCCCGCGAACCCCCAACACCATCGTGGACCTGCAGACCCTCGAAGCCGAACTGGAACGCGTCCGGGACCAGGGCTACGCGGAAGACAACGAGGAACGCGAAATCGGTGTCCGCTGCCTGAGTGCCCCCATCCTCAACGGCGCCGACAAGGTCATCGCCACCATCGGCATCGCCGGCCCGACCGCCCGCATCACCAAAATCCGCGTTCCCGAACTCAGCGGGTACGTCAAAAGCGTCGCCGAGCGCGCCTCACGCGACCTGATCCTGCAGCCGCAGGCCGAGCAGGAACCGAGGGAAGCGTGA
- a CDS encoding M24 family metallopeptidase, protein MTPPRLEIGAAEYAERRAQLARTLQDHEIDVMAVFGPTRVAYLTGFFFSATERPIALLLGSGGDVCMFLPEIEVGHFAMQCPDLPSPVTYPEYPGGGSGVHPVRQLGAHLRRQFPRAGRVAADHDGYENRWGYRGPTLSDVLDAPVAVRLELIDDLRAVKSPAEIALIREACRWGDRAHRLMQDSIRVGSNELMVSHEASLSATREMLAALGESYVPKAREGLPANTMFITGANTAYPHGLHRNTGVRAGDVLVTGAYGTVGGYESELERTMHVGEPTAEFVSYFEAMVAAQDVALQAIRPGRTCASVEAEVRGFIRDELGLDHLVRHHTGHAFGLEGHEHPFIDLDDPTPIREGMIFSAEPGLYVPGLAGFRHSDTVVVTAHGAERLSLYPRDLASLVI, encoded by the coding sequence GTGACGCCCCCCCGCCTGGAAATCGGCGCCGCCGAGTACGCCGAACGGCGCGCCCAGCTCGCGCGCACCCTGCAGGACCACGAGATCGACGTGATGGCGGTGTTCGGCCCCACCCGCGTGGCCTACCTGACCGGGTTTTTCTTTTCGGCCACCGAACGGCCCATCGCACTCCTGCTGGGCAGCGGCGGGGACGTCTGCATGTTCCTGCCGGAAATCGAGGTCGGACACTTCGCCATGCAGTGCCCGGACCTCCCCTCCCCCGTCACGTATCCGGAATACCCGGGGGGCGGCAGCGGCGTCCACCCGGTCCGGCAACTCGGCGCCCACCTGCGCCGCCAGTTCCCCCGGGCCGGGCGCGTCGCCGCCGACCACGACGGGTATGAGAACCGCTGGGGCTACCGCGGCCCCACCCTGTCGGACGTTCTTGACGCGCCCGTCGCGGTCCGGCTGGAACTGATCGACGACCTTCGCGCCGTGAAAAGCCCCGCCGAGATCGCCCTGATCCGCGAAGCCTGCCGGTGGGGGGACCGCGCCCACCGCCTGATGCAGGACTCCATCCGCGTCGGCAGCAACGAACTGATGGTCTCCCACGAGGCCAGCCTGAGCGCCACGCGCGAGATGCTGGCCGCCCTGGGCGAGTCGTACGTGCCCAAAGCCCGCGAAGGCCTCCCGGCCAACACCATGTTCATCACCGGCGCCAACACCGCCTACCCGCACGGGCTGCACCGCAACACCGGCGTGCGTGCCGGCGACGTGCTCGTCACCGGCGCCTACGGCACGGTCGGCGGGTACGAGAGCGAACTGGAACGCACCATGCACGTGGGCGAGCCGACCGCCGAATTCGTGTCCTACTTCGAGGCGATGGTCGCCGCTCAGGACGTGGCGCTGCAGGCCATCCGGCCGGGCCGCACCTGCGCGTCCGTCGAAGCCGAGGTGCGGGGGTTCATCCGCGACGAGCTGGGCCTCGACCACCTCGTCCGCCACCACACCGGGCACGCCTTCGGGCTCGAGGGACACGAGCACCCCTTCATTGACCTGGACGACCCCACCCCGATCCGCGAGGGGATGATCTTCTCCGCCGAACCCGGCCTGTACGTGCCCGGCCTGGCCGGCTTCCGCCATTCGGACACCGTCGTCGTCACGGCGCACGGCGCCGAACGCCTGAGCCTCTACCCGCGTGATCTGGCGAGCCTGGTGATCTAA
- a CDS encoding MerR family transcriptional regulator, translated as MTDTTDPHLTIGAFARASRLSLKALRLYDELHLLPPARTDHLTGYRYYAPDQLDRAQLIGLLRQLGLPLSAVRAVLDAPAPARAAHLHQLWSEQEVEHGRRRSLARYLTEKLQGDTTMTHYEIQERFVPAQQVATLARRVYVADLPAFIEEAGTTLTDLTGPHTSGAAIVIYHGEVNADSDGPVEVCVPYRGELTAPPEVTLREEPAHHEAFVPLTRDQFEFPEILRAYDATRQYVQEHGQCTALSPREVYPVSWAGLPGNAFAGDVALPFEPSS; from the coding sequence ATGACGGACACCACCGACCCCCACCTCACCATCGGCGCCTTCGCCCGCGCCTCACGCCTGAGCCTCAAGGCGCTGCGGCTGTACGACGAACTGCACCTGCTGCCGCCCGCCCGCACCGACCACCTCACCGGGTACCGCTACTACGCCCCGGACCAGCTCGACCGGGCGCAACTGATCGGCCTGCTCAGGCAACTCGGCCTGCCCCTCAGCGCGGTACGCGCCGTCCTGGACGCCCCAGCCCCGGCACGGGCCGCGCACCTCCACCAGCTGTGGAGCGAACAGGAAGTCGAGCACGGCCGGCGGCGCTCCCTGGCCCGGTACCTCACCGAGAAACTGCAAGGAGACACCACCATGACCCACTACGAGATCCAGGAACGCTTCGTGCCCGCCCAGCAGGTCGCCACCCTCGCCCGCCGGGTGTACGTCGCTGACCTGCCGGCCTTCATCGAGGAGGCCGGCACCACCCTCACCGACCTGACCGGACCGCACACCTCCGGCGCCGCCATCGTGATTTACCACGGCGAGGTGAACGCCGACAGCGACGGCCCCGTCGAAGTCTGCGTGCCCTACCGCGGCGAGCTGACGGCCCCTCCCGAAGTCACCCTGCGTGAAGAACCCGCCCACCACGAGGCCTTCGTTCCCCTCACCCGCGACCAGTTCGAGTTCCCGGAGATCCTGCGCGCGTACGACGCCACCCGCCAGTACGTTCAGGAGCACGGGCAGTGCACGGCCCTCAGCCCCCGCGAGGTCTACCCGGTCAGCTGGGCCGGTCTGCCCGGGAACGCCTTCGCCGGCGACGTGGCCCTGCCGTTCGAGCCCAGCAGCTGA
- a CDS encoding retropepsin-like aspartic protease, whose product MAAPALPLLIVHNRPFVELRYSRQDQSVLAWTWLDTGGGAVILAEPLVRALRLERAGESFMEEGSQLTPVASPAVYAGDLALPLHGVPTLMIDRPSVGPAAFQAPAFLPARFFRQFTVTFDYPGREVHLDTPGAAADAGAVVEAPVHPQSAFVRVELEIAGERLGFLLDTGASYSMISSAVLERWQAARPDWPVTRGAYGCAQMLGGGDEAFLSMVRVPEARLGDVRLRNAGFVTRPAGVFERYMSAQMTAPVVGALAGNVLRHLRFTMDYGRQRLHVQPRVVEGRQDPQSAGLCLRSGGAGWVVARVADSAHPTTRAQVSPGDEVVAVGDQCLEGSDLGEAVNALSGAPGEVLAVTLRREGTPRRVDVPVVAVLP is encoded by the coding sequence ATGGCCGCGCCCGCCCTTCCCCTCCTGATTGTTCACAACCGGCCATTTGTCGAGCTTCGGTACAGTCGGCAGGACCAGTCCGTGCTCGCCTGGACGTGGCTGGACACAGGCGGGGGGGCGGTGATTCTCGCGGAGCCCCTGGTCCGCGCGCTGCGCCTCGAGCGGGCCGGTGAGTCCTTCATGGAAGAGGGCAGCCAGCTGACGCCCGTAGCCAGTCCGGCCGTGTATGCGGGTGATCTGGCGCTCCCACTCCACGGCGTCCCCACCCTGATGATCGACCGGCCCAGCGTGGGGCCGGCCGCCTTTCAGGCACCGGCCTTCCTGCCCGCGCGGTTTTTTCGTCAGTTCACGGTGACCTTCGACTACCCTGGGCGCGAGGTGCATCTCGACACTCCGGGGGCCGCGGCTGACGCGGGCGCCGTCGTCGAGGCCCCGGTGCATCCGCAGTCGGCGTTTGTGCGTGTCGAACTCGAAATCGCCGGGGAGCGCCTGGGGTTCCTGCTGGACACGGGGGCGTCCTACAGCATGATCTCCAGTGCGGTGCTGGAACGCTGGCAGGCGGCGCGGCCCGACTGGCCGGTCACCCGGGGTGCGTACGGGTGCGCGCAGATGCTGGGCGGCGGGGACGAGGCTTTTCTGAGCATGGTTCGGGTGCCTGAAGCGCGTCTCGGGGACGTGAGGCTGAGGAATGCCGGGTTCGTTACCCGGCCGGCGGGCGTGTTCGAGAGGTACATGTCCGCGCAGATGACGGCGCCGGTGGTCGGGGCGCTGGCCGGGAACGTGCTGCGGCACCTGCGGTTCACCATGGACTACGGCCGGCAGCGTCTGCACGTTCAGCCGCGCGTGGTGGAGGGGAGGCAGGACCCCCAGAGCGCGGGACTGTGCCTGCGTTCTGGGGGTGCGGGGTGGGTCGTGGCCCGCGTCGCGGACTCGGCCCATCCCACGACGCGGGCGCAGGTGAGCCCCGGCGATGAGGTCGTGGCCGTCGGTGACCAGTGTCTGGAGGGAAGTGATCTCGGGGAGGCGGTGAACGCTCTGAGCGGCGCGCCCGGCGAGGTGCTGGCGGTGACGCTCCGCCGGGAAGGCACGCCCCGGCGCGTGGACGTGCCCGTCGTGGCGGTCCTGCCCTGA
- a CDS encoding NAD(P)/FAD-dependent oxidoreductase produces MSFEGSFDAVVVGGSVAGLSGAMQIARSGRPVCVLDSGQPRNRFAAHSHGFFGQDGRPPHEMIAQARADLLQYPNVTHLQARALTASQDGGFTLTTDGGDVLRAQRLLLAYGVVDQLPDLPGLQPRWGVSVLHCPYCHGYEVKGQRLGVLSTGPWSTHQALLIADWGPVTYFLNGHETPDAATLEQFAQRGIQVEAAPVTALMGTAPELSGVQLADERVLGIDALFLGTRLRFASDLAQQLGCAAEDGPQGPLLTTDAFKRTTVPGVFAAGDITLRAGNASLAAADGVMAGVALHQSLIFGTGT; encoded by the coding sequence ATGTCTTTTGAAGGTAGTTTCGACGCCGTCGTGGTGGGCGGCAGCGTCGCCGGCCTCTCCGGCGCCATGCAGATCGCCCGCAGCGGCCGGCCCGTGTGCGTCCTCGACAGCGGCCAGCCCCGCAACCGCTTCGCGGCGCACTCCCACGGCTTCTTCGGTCAGGACGGCCGCCCCCCGCATGAGATGATCGCGCAGGCCCGCGCGGACCTCCTGCAGTACCCCAACGTCACGCACCTCCAGGCGCGGGCCCTCACCGCGTCGCAGGACGGGGGCTTCACCCTGACCACCGATGGAGGAGACGTCCTCCGAGCCCAGCGGCTCCTGCTGGCCTACGGCGTGGTCGATCAGCTGCCCGACCTTCCCGGCCTCCAGCCGCGCTGGGGTGTCAGCGTCCTGCACTGCCCGTACTGCCACGGGTACGAGGTCAAGGGCCAGCGCCTCGGCGTGCTCTCCACCGGTCCGTGGTCCACCCACCAGGCCCTGCTCATTGCCGACTGGGGGCCCGTCACGTACTTCCTGAACGGTCACGAGACCCCGGACGCCGCCACCCTGGAGCAGTTCGCGCAGCGCGGCATTCAGGTCGAAGCCGCCCCGGTCACCGCCCTGATGGGCACCGCCCCTGAACTGAGCGGCGTGCAGCTCGCCGACGAGCGGGTCCTCGGGATCGACGCGCTGTTCCTCGGCACCCGGCTCCGCTTCGCCAGTGACCTCGCGCAGCAGCTCGGCTGCGCCGCAGAGGACGGCCCGCAGGGCCCCCTGCTGACCACCGACGCCTTCAAGCGGACCACGGTGCCTGGCGTGTTCGCGGCGGGCGACATCACGCTGCGTGCCGGGAACGCCAGTCTGGCCGCGGCGGACGGCGTGATGGCCGGCGTGGCCCTGCATCAGTCCCTGATCTTCGGCACGGGCACCTGA